From Pseudodesulfovibrio alkaliphilus, one genomic window encodes:
- a CDS encoding response regulator, translating into MSAHKILVVEDHKDTRELLKYNLTAAGFDVAAAEDGPSGLALAEAFRPDIVLLDLMMPGMDGLEVCRQIKGTATLSRIPVIMLTAKGEEIDKIVGLELGADDYIVKPFSPRELVLRIKAVLRRVGGHDLKTPKIWEREGLRVDFEAHRITVDGEEAALTATEFKLLTVLISGSGKVQTRDNLLDTVWDTHFEGYSRTVDTHVRRLRQKLGPYADWIETVRGVGYRFRAA; encoded by the coding sequence GTGTCCGCCCACAAAATACTGGTGGTCGAGGACCACAAAGACACCCGAGAGCTGCTCAAGTACAACCTCACCGCCGCCGGATTCGACGTGGCCGCTGCCGAGGACGGCCCCTCCGGCCTGGCCCTGGCCGAGGCTTTCCGGCCCGACATCGTGCTCCTCGACCTGATGATGCCCGGCATGGACGGACTCGAGGTCTGCCGACAGATCAAGGGAACCGCCACCCTCTCGCGCATCCCGGTGATCATGCTCACGGCCAAGGGCGAGGAGATCGACAAGATCGTGGGCCTGGAGCTCGGGGCCGACGACTACATCGTCAAGCCCTTCTCTCCGCGTGAACTGGTGCTGCGCATCAAGGCCGTGCTGCGCCGCGTGGGCGGACACGACCTCAAGACCCCAAAGATTTGGGAGCGCGAAGGATTGCGCGTGGACTTCGAGGCGCACCGCATCACCGTTGACGGCGAGGAGGCCGCCTTGACCGCCACGGAATTCAAGCTGCTCACCGTACTCATCTCCGGCAGCGGCAAGGTCCAGACCCGAGACAACCTCCTGGACACCGTCTGGGACACCCACTTTGAAGGCTACTCGCGCACCGTGGACACCCATGTGCGCCGCCTGCGCCAAAAACTCGGCCCCTACGCCGACTGGATAGAAACCGTCCGAGGCGTGGGCTACCGCTTTCGCGCAGCGTAA
- the era gene encoding GTPase Era yields the protein MHKFGTVALIGPPNAGKSTLMNHYLGQKVAIVSPRPQTTRNRISGILSTDEAQVVFLDTPGIHQLRGKMNRFLLEAAWSALAGADVVVVLLDAALYSSKPHMLDKELKPLVRPVAETGRPVLVAVNKIDRVKDKAALLPLLARVGEMWPGAEIVPVSALKGQGADVLLSRVLDFIPEGPPMFPEDQLSTAPVRFMAAEIIREKLFYQLRQELPYTTAVEIEVWDEATREGMTVINAVIYTAQKSHKGMIIGKQGANLKKIGSEARLEIAELLGTKVHLELWVKVRDGWTEDPGFLRAMGLGE from the coding sequence ATGCACAAATTCGGAACAGTGGCCCTCATCGGCCCGCCCAACGCGGGAAAGAGCACCCTGATGAACCACTACCTGGGGCAGAAGGTGGCCATTGTCTCGCCCCGGCCCCAAACCACGCGCAACCGCATCAGCGGCATCCTGTCCACGGACGAGGCCCAGGTGGTCTTTCTCGACACCCCGGGCATCCACCAGTTGCGCGGCAAGATGAACCGCTTCCTGCTGGAGGCGGCCTGGAGCGCTCTGGCCGGGGCGGACGTGGTGGTGGTGCTCCTGGACGCGGCCCTGTACTCGTCCAAGCCGCACATGCTGGACAAGGAGCTCAAGCCGCTGGTCAGGCCCGTGGCCGAGACGGGCAGGCCCGTTCTGGTGGCGGTCAACAAGATCGACCGGGTCAAGGACAAGGCCGCCCTGCTGCCGCTGCTGGCCCGTGTGGGCGAGATGTGGCCCGGAGCGGAGATTGTCCCGGTCTCGGCCCTCAAGGGGCAGGGCGCGGACGTGCTGCTATCACGGGTGCTCGATTTCATCCCCGAAGGGCCCCCCATGTTCCCCGAGGACCAGCTCTCCACCGCTCCGGTGCGCTTCATGGCCGCCGAGATCATCCGGGAGAAGCTCTTCTACCAGCTGCGCCAGGAGCTGCCCTACACCACGGCCGTGGAGATCGAGGTTTGGGACGAGGCCACCCGCGAGGGCATGACCGTGATCAACGCGGTCATCTACACTGCCCAGAAGAGCCACAAGGGCATGATCATCGGCAAGCAGGGGGCGAATCTCAAGAAGATCGGGTCCGAGGCGCGGCTTGAGATCGCCGAGCTGCTGGGCACCAAGGTCCATCTGGAGCTCTGGGTCAAGGTGCGCGACGGCTGGACCGAAGACCCCGGTTTTCTCCGGGCCATGGGCCTTGGCGAGTAG
- a CDS encoding metal-sensitive transcriptional regulator has protein sequence MKRIEGQVRGIQRMVEEGKECEDILAQVRAVRSALQSANKLILKRYMLRCYTETVSDAKDGREDQESLEKFIKVLTGFVDG, from the coding sequence ATGAAGCGCATCGAGGGCCAGGTGCGCGGCATTCAGCGCATGGTCGAGGAGGGCAAGGAGTGCGAGGACATTCTGGCCCAGGTCCGTGCTGTGCGCTCGGCCCTTCAGTCCGCCAACAAGCTCATCCTCAAGCGCTACATGCTGCGCTGCTACACCGAGACCGTCAGTGACGCCAAAGATGGGCGGGAAGACCAGGAGTCGCTGGAGAAATTCATCAAGGTGCTGACCGGGTTCGTGGACGGCTGA
- a CDS encoding metallophosphoesterase family protein yields the protein MPCLAIMSDPHANVAALSRVLADAADQGADELYCLGDAIGYGPQPQECCDLLREAGVTLLMGNHEQGLINIHYLRGFNQPAADVLRRTREMIDEATYQWLVSRPKALVAHGCRMVHGTPPDSVSEYLWRHETGMGEVFARYAEEFCFAGHTHDLMRFTYRPGAGASPRLALPPGETVLEPGLRHLVNVGAVGQPRDGDNRAKYVLFDTDSHTVTLRRVPYDIAATVALIEARGFPRAFADRLW from the coding sequence ATGCCCTGCCTTGCCATCATGTCCGACCCTCATGCCAATGTGGCGGCGTTGAGCCGGGTGCTGGCCGACGCGGCCGACCAGGGTGCGGACGAGCTGTACTGCCTGGGCGACGCCATCGGCTACGGACCGCAGCCGCAGGAATGCTGCGACCTGCTGCGCGAGGCCGGGGTGACGCTGCTCATGGGCAACCATGAGCAGGGGCTGATCAACATCCACTACCTGCGCGGCTTCAACCAGCCCGCGGCCGATGTGTTGCGGCGCACCCGCGAGATGATCGACGAGGCCACCTACCAGTGGCTGGTGTCGCGCCCCAAGGCGCTGGTGGCCCACGGCTGCCGCATGGTCCACGGTACGCCGCCCGATTCGGTCAGCGAGTACCTTTGGCGGCACGAGACCGGCATGGGCGAGGTCTTTGCCCGGTACGCCGAGGAGTTCTGTTTCGCGGGGCACACCCACGACCTGATGCGCTTCACCTACAGGCCCGGAGCCGGGGCCAGCCCCAGATTGGCGCTGCCCCCAGGCGAGACCGTGCTTGAGCCGGGCCTTCGTCACCTGGTCAATGTGGGGGCCGTGGGCCAGCCCCGCGACGGCGACAACCGGGCCAAGTATGTGCTTTTCGATACGGACTCACACACAGTGACCCTGCGCCGGGTGCCCTACGACATCGCTGCCACCGTCGCCCTGATCGAGGCCAGGGGGTTCCCCAGGGCCTTTGCCGACAGACTCTGGTAG
- a CDS encoding methylenetetrahydrofolate reductase, protein MFIPEAIRAGGRPFVSVELLPPRSEAEQEGFWLAVEAVKAVRPLFAAVTCGAGGRGAVGTAETAGILAREHGLTVMPHLTCVHEEPSGLPARLEALQGAGIRNVLAVRGDFPTGETARPGGFAHASDLVARVRRLAPDIAVGVAAYPDGHPDSRSLVDDIAFLKFKLDQGADFAVTQLFFDNRRYFDMVDRLAATGCHKPVIPSVLPVRGLGQIKRVAALCDAPVPGKILAAMEAAHAKNGDQGVRRLGVSLAAAQVEELLRHGAPGVHLYPFNRADLCLEVVERAGLLP, encoded by the coding sequence ATGTTCATTCCAGAGGCCATCAGGGCCGGTGGCCGGCCATTCGTGTCCGTGGAGCTGCTGCCGCCGCGCAGCGAGGCGGAGCAGGAGGGCTTCTGGCTGGCCGTGGAAGCCGTCAAGGCGGTGCGGCCGCTCTTTGCGGCCGTAACCTGCGGCGCGGGCGGGCGCGGGGCCGTGGGCACGGCGGAAACCGCAGGTATTCTGGCGCGGGAGCACGGGTTAACGGTCATGCCGCATCTGACCTGTGTGCACGAGGAGCCCTCCGGTCTGCCCGCCCGGCTGGAGGCGTTGCAGGGGGCAGGGATCCGCAACGTGCTGGCCGTGCGCGGCGATTTTCCGACCGGGGAAACGGCCCGTCCCGGCGGGTTTGCCCACGCCTCTGACCTGGTGGCCAGGGTGCGCCGGTTGGCCCCGGACATTGCCGTGGGCGTGGCTGCATACCCGGACGGGCATCCCGATTCCCGTTCCCTGGTGGATGACATCGCGTTTTTGAAGTTCAAGCTCGATCAGGGCGCGGATTTCGCCGTGACCCAGCTCTTCTTCGACAACCGCCGCTACTTCGACATGGTGGACCGACTGGCCGCCACGGGCTGCCACAAGCCGGTGATTCCCAGCGTACTGCCCGTGCGTGGGCTGGGGCAGATCAAACGGGTCGCAGCCCTGTGCGATGCGCCGGTGCCGGGCAAGATCCTGGCCGCCATGGAAGCAGCCCACGCCAAGAACGGCGATCAGGGCGTACGCCGCCTGGGCGTTTCCCTGGCCGCGGCCCAGGTGGAGGAGCTGCTCCGGCACGGTGCGCCGGGCGTCCACCTCTATCCCTTCAACCGGGCCGACCTTTGCCTGGAAGTGGTGGAGCGGGCCGGGCTGTTGCCCTGA
- a CDS encoding amidohydrolase family protein: protein MPELFRAAKAATMIPDAPVIDDAAVIVSQGTVTEVGTFRRLSPTHSGPVTDLGDVMLAPGLVNAHSHLELAHLRGLCPQGHGFMAWVEDLLTRPIFDLDPPLLDKALDELKRTGTVMVGDIATRFAKEMAGALEASGLFFVVFAEAIGETVPKTSFIPRAGHARGVLSVAGHSLYTTHRDVLRAAKAEARNCGLPFSLHLAEHDDEVAIMAGEPSAFLDLLRGRGRLLDFVPPGTGPVRHAADLGLLDETTLAVHCVKVTDRDIETLRASGATVCLCPRSNHFIASDRAPWEKWVASGTPLCLGTDSLASNHDLDLYAEALYFAERYEGELRLTDLLAMITRTPARFLGAADRLGTIEPGRTAVFSTVPKTVTDHFHQRRRHEST from the coding sequence ATGCCTGAATTGTTTCGTGCGGCCAAGGCCGCGACCATGATCCCCGACGCCCCCGTCATCGACGACGCGGCCGTCATCGTCAGCCAGGGGACTGTCACCGAGGTCGGCACATTCCGCCGCCTTTCCCCGACCCACTCCGGCCCCGTGACCGACCTTGGCGATGTCATGCTGGCCCCCGGGCTGGTCAACGCCCATTCCCATCTCGAGCTGGCGCATCTGCGCGGCCTGTGCCCCCAGGGCCACGGCTTCATGGCCTGGGTCGAGGACCTGCTGACCCGGCCCATCTTCGACCTCGACCCCCCTCTGCTCGACAAGGCGCTGGACGAGCTGAAGCGGACCGGGACCGTCATGGTCGGGGACATCGCCACCCGCTTTGCAAAGGAAATGGCCGGAGCGCTTGAGGCATCCGGCCTTTTTTTCGTGGTCTTTGCCGAGGCCATCGGCGAGACCGTGCCCAAGACGAGTTTCATCCCCCGCGCCGGACACGCCCGAGGTGTCCTGTCCGTGGCCGGGCACTCCCTGTACACCACCCACCGCGACGTGCTGCGGGCGGCCAAGGCCGAGGCCCGGAATTGCGGCCTGCCCTTCTCCCTGCACCTGGCCGAGCACGACGACGAGGTGGCCATCATGGCCGGGGAGCCGAGCGCGTTCCTCGACCTGCTCCGGGGCCGGGGGCGCTTGCTGGACTTTGTCCCGCCCGGCACAGGCCCGGTTCGTCACGCCGCGGACCTCGGCCTGCTCGACGAAACGACCCTGGCCGTGCACTGCGTCAAGGTCACGGACCGGGACATCGAGACCCTACGCGCATCCGGGGCCACGGTCTGCCTGTGCCCGCGCTCCAACCACTTCATAGCCAGCGACCGTGCCCCGTGGGAAAAGTGGGTCGCCTCGGGCACCCCCCTGTGCCTGGGCACCGACTCCCTGGCCTCCAACCACGACCTCGACCTCTACGCCGAGGCCCTGTATTTCGCCGAGCGGTACGAGGGCGAGCTGCGCCTGACCGATCTTTTGGCCATGATCACCCGGACCCCGGCCCGCTTCCTGGGCGCGGCCGACCGGCTGGGGACCATTGAGCCGGGCCGAACGGCCGTTTTTTCCACGGTCCCCAAGACCGTCACCGACCATTTCCACCAGCGCCGGAGGCATGAGAGCACATGA
- a CDS encoding aspartate carbamoyltransferase catalytic subunit, whose translation MKWLHKDLLDVSQLSRAEVMAIFETAGRFQELQQRPVKKVPTLKGRSVILFFAEPSTRTKTSFDVAGKRLSADTFSLAKSSSSLTKGETLKDTALTLQAMAPDAIVLRHWCSGAARFLARRVECSVINAGDGRHAHPTQALLDSFTLHQEWGELAGKTILILGDIAHSRVARSNVLLLNMLGARVRLCAPRTLLPPQVRSWPATVYSDLSEAVRGVDAVMCLRLQLERQQDGLLPDLREYARTYGLGPRHVELARPEVKILHPGPMNRGVEISSGLADCADSLILDQVASGVVVRMALLFLYMTRKGE comes from the coding sequence ATGAAATGGCTACACAAGGACCTGCTGGACGTTTCCCAACTCTCCCGCGCCGAGGTCATGGCGATCTTCGAGACAGCGGGCCGGTTTCAGGAGCTGCAGCAGCGGCCGGTCAAGAAGGTGCCCACCCTCAAGGGGCGCAGCGTCATCCTCTTCTTCGCCGAGCCGAGTACGCGGACCAAGACCAGCTTCGACGTGGCGGGCAAGCGCCTCTCGGCCGACACCTTCTCCCTGGCCAAGAGCTCGTCCAGCCTGACCAAGGGCGAGACCCTCAAGGACACGGCCCTGACGCTCCAGGCCATGGCCCCGGACGCCATCGTCCTGCGCCACTGGTGCAGCGGGGCGGCCCGGTTTCTGGCCCGGCGCGTGGAATGCTCGGTGATCAACGCGGGCGACGGGCGCCACGCCCACCCCACCCAGGCGCTCCTCGACAGCTTCACCCTGCATCAGGAGTGGGGCGAGCTGGCGGGCAAGACCATCCTCATCCTGGGCGACATCGCCCACAGCCGGGTGGCCCGCTCCAACGTCCTGCTGCTGAACATGCTCGGGGCCAGGGTTCGCCTGTGTGCGCCGCGCACCCTGCTGCCGCCCCAGGTGCGCTCCTGGCCCGCCACCGTGTATTCCGACCTGAGCGAGGCGGTGCGCGGCGTGGACGCTGTCATGTGTCTGCGGCTGCAACTGGAGCGCCAGCAGGACGGACTGCTGCCCGACCTGCGCGAGTACGCCCGCACCTACGGCCTGGGCCCGCGCCATGTGGAGCTGGCCCGGCCCGAGGTCAAGATTCTCCATCCCGGCCCCATGAACCGGGGGGTGGAGATCAGCTCCGGGCTGGCCGACTGCGCCGACTCCCTGATCCTCGATCAGGTGGCCAGCGGCGTGGTGGTACGCATGGCCCTGCTCTTTCTCTACATGACGAGAAAAGGCGAATAA
- a CDS encoding dihydroorotase, with amino-acid sequence MARIDLIVRRAKLDGRDVDVFVSRGRIVEVAPSAKTLEPGDATVEEAFGLMLLPSMTDAHVHLREPGFEYKEDIESGLRAAAWGGFANIMCMANTRPVNDEGSVTELMLEKARRAWPKGPRLFPIGALTKGLGGEELAPMAELAQAGCVAFSNDGVPVRSTELFRRAMEYASDWDRVVIDHCEDPYLGVGAGVNEGAVSSRLGLPAQPDVAEALQVARDILLAEYLGLPIHLAHISCRKSVELIRFAKGRGVRVTAETAPHYLILTEEYLEAEATEYDTNAKVNPPLRTPDDQQALFDGLADGTIDILATDHAPHAAHEKETEFDVAPCGITGLDTALSVTWGLVAAGRLSRQTFLRAWTTGPCAIFGLPVNTFTPGDPADFFLFDPDEAWTVGPDTLHSKGKNTPLCGAVLKGRVKTHFIQGKKIV; translated from the coding sequence ATGGCCAGGATTGATTTGATCGTCCGCAGGGCGAAGCTCGACGGCAGGGACGTGGACGTATTCGTGAGCCGGGGCAGGATCGTTGAGGTTGCCCCCTCGGCCAAGACCCTTGAGCCGGGAGACGCTACGGTGGAGGAGGCCTTTGGCCTCATGCTCCTGCCCTCCATGACCGATGCCCATGTCCACCTGCGCGAGCCGGGCTTCGAGTACAAGGAAGACATCGAGTCCGGACTGCGGGCCGCGGCCTGGGGCGGGTTTGCCAACATCATGTGCATGGCCAACACTAGGCCGGTCAACGACGAAGGCTCCGTGACCGAACTGATGCTTGAGAAGGCCCGCCGTGCGTGGCCCAAGGGGCCTCGCCTGTTTCCCATCGGCGCACTGACCAAAGGGCTTGGGGGCGAGGAGCTGGCTCCCATGGCCGAACTGGCCCAGGCCGGATGCGTGGCCTTTTCCAACGACGGCGTGCCGGTCAGGTCCACCGAGCTGTTCCGCCGGGCCATGGAATACGCCTCGGACTGGGACCGGGTGGTCATCGATCACTGCGAAGACCCGTATCTGGGCGTGGGCGCGGGCGTCAACGAGGGTGCCGTGTCGAGCCGACTGGGCCTGCCCGCCCAGCCCGACGTGGCCGAGGCGCTTCAGGTGGCCCGTGATATACTGCTGGCCGAGTATCTGGGCCTGCCCATCCATCTGGCCCACATCTCCTGCCGCAAATCCGTGGAGCTGATCCGTTTCGCCAAGGGGCGCGGCGTCCGGGTCACGGCCGAAACCGCGCCGCACTACCTGATCCTGACCGAGGAGTACCTGGAGGCCGAGGCCACGGAGTACGACACCAACGCCAAGGTCAATCCGCCCCTGCGCACCCCTGACGACCAGCAGGCCCTTTTCGACGGGCTGGCCGACGGCACCATCGACATCCTGGCCACGGACCACGCCCCCCACGCCGCCCACGAAAAGGAGACCGAATTCGACGTGGCCCCCTGCGGCATCACCGGGCTGGATACCGCCCTGTCAGTGACCTGGGGGCTGGTGGCCGCAGGCAGACTCTCGCGCCAGACCTTCCTGCGCGCCTGGACCACCGGGCCGTGCGCCATCTTCGGCCTGCCCGTGAACACCTTCACCCCTGGCGATCCTGCGGATTTCTTTCTCTTCGACCCGGACGAGGCATGGACCGTCGGCCCCGACACCCTGCACTCCAAGGGGAAAAACACGCCGCTTTGCGGAGCCGTCCTGAAGGGGCGGGTAAAAACCCATTTCATTCAGGGCAAAAAGATTGTATAG
- a CDS encoding HD domain-containing protein yields the protein MSQPFKDAVGFCKTIMRNGYDAYVINARLQALTLDETGSERELDICTEAGLSELRKYFPAMEEGRDKEVLGTLSEGGVTYYFYPADVDDASYTEEAVSTMTPRLLRRLEQRGDIPLSAVCPFIPKAKDMYADFADFSEGVIRFKGVPDQALKKDYSLAYRALRFAANFDKEIEANTWIAIVRNARRVLDYVPMSDFLDEWRKVEAESMHRFFRLLFDSFLLHGLIPEIAALSRVKQIKNPESNAEETVIEHTFAVMKAYPEELPYDWFGTVACLFHDVGKLYTAEHYDGRWNFLQHHRVGAKVTRKILKRLRFEEQDIELICDLVKNHMRPHFMLTDKGIRRLRSLDEYPRIMEMVRADIKARNGSWREFNHNLKMAERADIPEDEIEPLLDGNRIMNLTGLKPGPMIGVIRDALLTAQIANDISSVEQAEAFVLQYRDAM from the coding sequence ATGAGCCAGCCTTTCAAGGACGCCGTGGGCTTTTGCAAGACCATCATGCGCAACGGCTACGACGCCTACGTCATCAACGCCCGGCTTCAGGCCCTGACCCTGGACGAGACGGGCAGCGAACGCGAACTGGACATCTGCACCGAGGCAGGGCTCTCGGAATTGCGGAAATACTTCCCGGCCATGGAGGAAGGACGCGACAAGGAGGTCCTCGGCACCCTGTCCGAGGGCGGCGTGACCTACTATTTCTACCCGGCCGACGTGGACGACGCCTCCTACACTGAAGAGGCCGTGTCCACCATGACCCCGCGGCTGCTGCGCCGGCTCGAACAGCGCGGCGACATCCCGCTCTCGGCCGTGTGCCCCTTCATCCCCAAGGCCAAGGACATGTACGCGGACTTCGCGGACTTCTCCGAAGGGGTCATCCGCTTCAAGGGCGTACCCGATCAGGCGCTGAAGAAGGACTATTCCCTGGCCTACCGCGCCCTGCGTTTTGCCGCCAATTTCGACAAGGAAATCGAGGCCAACACCTGGATAGCCATTGTCCGCAACGCCCGCCGCGTCCTCGACTACGTGCCCATGAGCGACTTCCTCGACGAGTGGCGCAAGGTCGAGGCAGAGTCCATGCACCGCTTCTTCCGCCTGCTTTTCGACTCCTTCCTACTCCACGGCCTGATCCCGGAGATCGCCGCCCTGTCGCGGGTCAAGCAGATCAAAAATCCGGAAAGCAACGCCGAGGAAACCGTGATTGAGCACACCTTCGCGGTGATGAAGGCATACCCCGAGGAGCTGCCCTACGACTGGTTCGGCACCGTGGCCTGCCTTTTCCACGATGTGGGCAAGCTCTATACCGCCGAACACTACGACGGCCGCTGGAACTTCCTGCAGCACCACAGGGTGGGGGCCAAGGTCACGCGCAAGATCCTCAAGCGTCTGCGCTTTGAGGAACAGGACATCGAACTGATCTGCGATCTGGTCAAGAACCACATGCGGCCCCACTTCATGCTCACGGACAAGGGCATCCGCCGTCTGCGCTCCCTGGACGAATACCCGCGCATCATGGAAATGGTCCGGGCCGACATCAAGGCCAGAAACGGCTCCTGGCGCGAGTTCAACCACAACCTGAAGATGGCCGAGCGGGCCGACATCCCCGAGGACGAGATAGAGCCGCTGCTCGACGGCAACCGGATCATGAACCTCACCGGGCTCAAGCCCGGCCCCATGATCGGCGTGATCCGCGATGCCCTGCTCACGGCTCAGATCGCCAACGACATCTCCTCCGTCGAACAGGCCGAGGCGTTCGTGCTCCAGTACCGCGACGCCATGTGA
- a CDS encoding 3D domain-containing protein: MKTSLFLAAVAVATLLAGLHYGLTVPNAVLWNSERVTLTAYNSTPRQTAGDPFVAAWGDRLEPGMMSVAVSRDLLALGLDHGTEIHIKGLGGPYLVLDKMHQRFERRVDVYFGLDVAAAREFGRQEAVIYWR; this comes from the coding sequence ATGAAGACATCGCTTTTCCTGGCGGCCGTGGCTGTCGCGACCCTGCTGGCCGGGCTCCATTACGGGCTGACCGTGCCCAATGCGGTGCTGTGGAACAGCGAGCGCGTGACGCTTACGGCCTACAACTCCACCCCGCGCCAGACCGCGGGCGATCCCTTTGTGGCTGCCTGGGGCGACCGGCTCGAGCCGGGGATGATGAGCGTGGCCGTCTCGCGTGATCTGCTCGCGCTGGGCCTTGACCATGGTACCGAAATCCACATCAAGGGGCTGGGCGGCCCGTATCTGGTGCTGGACAAGATGCACCAGCGTTTCGAGCGACGGGTGGACGTGTATTTCGGCCTCGACGTGGCGGCGGCAAGGGAGTTCGGCAGGCAGGAGGCCGTGATCTACTGGCGCTGA
- a CDS encoding DsrE family protein codes for MFCLYAFSGESSCFVHVLLNGLDMAERGHRAAIVFEGAAVTLVPELEKPDHPLNALYRKARQQGLVDGACRACSAKLGVLDAVRAAGLPLLDDMSGHPSMAEYISQGYTIITF; via the coding sequence ATGTTTTGCCTGTACGCCTTCAGCGGAGAGTCGTCCTGTTTCGTTCACGTTCTGCTCAACGGCCTGGACATGGCCGAGCGGGGGCACAGGGCGGCCATCGTCTTTGAGGGGGCGGCCGTGACCCTGGTGCCGGAGCTGGAAAAACCGGACCATCCGCTCAATGCCCTGTACCGCAAGGCGCGGCAGCAGGGGCTGGTGGACGGAGCCTGCCGCGCCTGCTCGGCCAAGCTCGGCGTGCTCGACGCGGTCCGGGCAGCCGGACTGCCCCTGCTCGACGACATGTCCGGCCACCCGTCCATGGCCGAATACATCAGCCAGGGCTACACCATCATCACCTTCTGA
- a CDS encoding glycosyltransferase family 9 protein, translating to MQTYRKIGVWQTAFLGDAVLTLPLLRALADAYPEADIHLFVRAGLEGLFAAQPELSVVHGFAKRGAQKSMLSALGLGREIGRQGFDLWISAHASLRSAAVAAATGIPRRIGYHRPWFNRLAYTDVVDRRFHQQEEVERLMGLLGPLGKNGPAPEARLVLPPEAMAAADTFWRGQCADGPVLGIHPGSTWPTKCWPVEYFGQVAALATGAGARVLVFAGPGEEGAAGAVMAEAVARGAVPDSLVNLAGRLSLPELAAWIRRLDAYLTNDSGPMHLAWVQETPLVALFGPTVRHLGFFPRGAGSTVMEVPLECRPCGLHGPRRCPLGHHDCMRTLTTDMVWEALAPKLLG from the coding sequence ATGCAGACGTATCGCAAGATCGGGGTCTGGCAGACCGCCTTTTTGGGCGACGCCGTGCTCACCCTGCCCCTGCTCCGGGCTCTGGCCGACGCCTATCCCGAAGCAGATATCCACCTCTTTGTCCGGGCCGGACTGGAAGGGCTCTTCGCTGCCCAGCCCGAACTGTCCGTGGTGCATGGCTTTGCCAAGCGCGGGGCGCAAAAATCCATGCTTTCGGCCCTCGGGCTGGGGCGCGAGATCGGCCGTCAGGGCTTCGACCTGTGGATCTCGGCCCACGCCAGCCTGCGCTCGGCCGCCGTGGCCGCGGCCACCGGCATCCCCCGGCGCATCGGCTATCACCGCCCCTGGTTCAACCGGCTGGCCTACACCGATGTGGTGGACCGGCGCTTTCACCAACAGGAGGAAGTGGAGCGGCTCATGGGCCTGCTCGGCCCCCTCGGAAAGAACGGCCCGGCCCCAGAGGCCCGGCTCGTCCTGCCGCCCGAAGCCATGGCCGCCGCCGACACCTTCTGGCGCGGACAATGCGCCGACGGCCCGGTGCTGGGCATCCATCCCGGCTCCACCTGGCCCACCAAATGCTGGCCCGTGGAATATTTCGGCCAGGTTGCCGCCCTGGCCACAGGGGCGGGTGCGCGGGTGCTCGTCTTTGCCGGACCGGGGGAGGAGGGGGCGGCCGGGGCGGTCATGGCCGAGGCCGTGGCCCGGGGCGCGGTCCCGGACAGCCTTGTCAACCTCGCGGGCAGGCTCTCCCTGCCGGAGCTGGCCGCCTGGATCAGACGCCTTGACGCCTACCTGACCAACGACTCCGGCCCCATGCACCTGGCCTGGGTGCAGGAGACCCCGCTGGTGGCCCTGTTCGGCCCCACGGTGCGCCACCTCGGCTTCTTTCCCCGCGGCGCGGGCTCCACGGTCATGGAGGTGCCCCTTGAGTGCCGTCCCTGCGGCCTGCACGGCCCAAGGCGCTGCCCCCTGGGCCACCACGACTGCATGCGTACCCTGACCACGGACATGGTATGGGAGGCCCTGGCCCCCAAGCTCCTGGGCTGA
- a CDS encoding DUF4079 family protein, with protein MLWFHPVLQFVATLLGLYTAWLGLQRLRSNHFGTKTVFRWKGHVNTGRAAMVLWLMGLFGGLAVARLQWGVNFVTGTHYQVALVMLPLLIFGMASGAYMDRVRARRTALPLAHGVCNLLLLALALLQIRTGWQVIQDFIL; from the coding sequence ATGCTTTGGTTCCACCCCGTTTTGCAATTCGTGGCCACGCTGCTTGGACTCTATACCGCCTGGCTGGGCCTGCAACGGCTGCGCTCCAACCATTTCGGGACCAAGACGGTCTTCCGGTGGAAGGGGCACGTCAACACTGGCCGAGCCGCCATGGTCCTGTGGCTCATGGGGCTCTTCGGCGGATTGGCCGTGGCCCGCCTCCAGTGGGGGGTCAACTTCGTCACCGGCACACATTACCAAGTTGCCCTGGTCATGCTGCCGCTGCTGATTTTCGGCATGGCCTCCGGGGCGTACATGGACCGGGTCCGGGCGCGGCGCACGGCGCTCCCTCTGGCCCACGGCGTGTGCAATCTGCTGCTTCTGGCCCTGGCCCTGCTCCAGATACGCACCGGGTGGCAGGTGATCCAGGATTTCATCCTCTGA